AAGGCAGTCGCCTTGGCGGACCCGATTGCGGTACCGGATGGCTCCATCCGGGTCCGATAGCTGCTTAGGCCGCAGCCATTAAGCCCCAGCCCTTTAAGCTGCAGCCTTTTATGCTGCAGCCTTGGCGCCGGTCGGTACCTCGGAGATCGTCTTCAGGATCTGCGAAGCGATCTGGTAGGGGTCGCCTTGCGAGTTCGGACGGCGGTCTTCCAGGTAGCCCTTGTAGCCGTTGTTGACGAAGGAGTGCGGCACGCGGATCGACGCGCCACGATCAGCCACGCCGTAGCTGAACTTGTTCCACGGGGCGGTCTCGTGCTTGCCGGTCAAACGCTTGTCGTTGTCCGGGCCGTAGACGGCGATGTGGTCCATCAGGTTCTTCTCGAACGCCTTCATCAGGCTCTCGAAGTACTCCTTGCCGCCGACTTCGCGCATGTACTTGGTCGAGAAATTGGCGTGCATGCCCGAACCGTTCCAGTCGGTGTCGCCGAGCGGCTTGCAGTGGAATTCGATATCGATGCCGTAGCTCTCGGTGAGGCGCAGCATCAGATAGCGAGCCATCCACATCTGGTCAGCGGCGGTCTTGGAGCCCTTGCCGAAGATCTGGAATTCCCACTGGCCCTTCGCCACTTCGGCATTGATGCCTTCGTGGTTGATGCCGGCGGCGAGGCAGAGATTGAGATGCTCTTCCACGATCTTGCGGGCGACGCTGCCGACGTTCTTGTAGCCGACGCCGGTGTAGTACGGGCCCTGCGGAGCCGGATAACCCTCTTCCGGGAAGCCAAGCGGACGGCCATCCTTGTAGAAGAAATATTCCTGCTCGAAGCCGAACCAGGCGCCGTCGTCGTCCAGGATGGTGGCGCGCTTGTTGGACACATGCGGCGTCTTGCCATCGGGCATCATGACTTCGCACATCACCAGCACACCGTTCTCGCGCGCGGCGTCGGGATAGCAGGCGACCGGCTTCAGCACGCAGTCAGAGCTGTGGCCTTCAGCCTGCTGGGTGGACGAACCGTCAAAGCCCCACAGCGGAAGCTGTTCGAGGGTCGGGAACGACGCGAATTCCTTGATCTGCGTCTTACCGCGCAGGCTCGGCGTCGGCGTATATCCGTCGAGCCAGATATACTCGAGCTTGTACTTGGTCATTGAACCTCTCTGTTGATGATGCAAAACCGTGAGGAACCGAAAGCCAGTCGGCCGCCGCACGCGTACCCGGCCACCATCGGCCGGCTCTTACTAAGCAATTAAAATGCCAGTCGCTGCACTGCGGCACCCGCCTGGCCCGCGGATGTCCACAGCGGAGATCGCATTTTTAGCTGCGACAAAGCAGCGCAGCTGGCATGCGCCACGGTCAGCCAAAATCTTCTCTCAGCCGCCTCCGCCGCCCGTTTCTGCAGCAAATTCAGCTATGGCGCCGGCCGCCGATTAATGCGGCGGCAGCGCAGTGTGACAGTTCGTGTCCGATCATCGGTCGCCTCGCAACCATCGCCCCGGCCCAAGCGTTGGTCATTCGCATCCTGCCTCGCAGGAGGCAAACCGGAATTTGCACATGAATTAGACGGGACGTGACTATTTATTGGTCAACTTGCACCCCGCCGGGCCTAGGCCGATATCAAAATGACGGTAACGACACACGAATGAGTCGGGCGCACCATGGAGGCTCGCTCCGGCCAAAGGAGACTTTGACATGATCACCACGGGCCAAAACCAAGGGCCAATCGAGGGATCGGCAACGATCTACCAATTCCCGGCGGGAGGCCGCGCGGCTCTCGGCGGGCGCCGCTACGGCGAAATCCGATCGGCGCGCGACCTGGCCGCTGAGGTCGAGACTTCGGCGTGCAGCGAGAGCTGGTACCACCAGGCGGCAATCGACGATGCCACGCCGAGCCGCGATCACTGATGTCGATCAGGCAGAGAGGCGCGACGCAAAAACGTCAGACAGCAGCACAGCAGTAAGAGAGGGTCGGAACGAGCGTTTCGGCCCTTTTTTCATGCCAGCTCGCAGGCCGTCACCGGCCGCTTCGCATGCCGCAGCCTGGTAAGCCCGGCCCGGGTGATCTCGAGCGTGACCCCGCCCCCTTTATAGCGCGTGCCCGTCAGTGACAGCCGCTTGGTCAGCGTCACCGCCTTACCGTCGAGTTGCAGATGCGCGCGGGTATCTCCGCCAAAGAACGCCGCAATGAACTGCGTGCCGTCGGCACAGTGATAATTCCGGAAGGCGGACTGCGCCGGCGCTGCCGAGGAACCAACAATCTCGAAAAGAATTGCGCCGACGAGAATGGCGCCTCCGCGATAAGTCATATTCTCCCCCCGACGGGCCGGTTATAGACCTGTCTGCAACGCCCATATTCCTGCGCCGAGATTTCTGCGCCAAGACCTCACCAGCTGCAACAGGCCCGCCCGATGTCAGAAGCCCCTGCCCGTCACCTCAATCTCGCCGGCGCCAGCAATTTTCGTGACCTGGGCGGCTACCAGACCCGTGACGGCCGGACGATGCGCTGGCGGCAGATCTTCCGCTCCAACCATCTTGCCCATCTCACCGAGCAGGACATCGCCGTGGTGCGCTCGCTCGGGGTCAAGAGCGCATTCGATTTCCGCGGCGTCGCCGAGCGCGCCGAGGCGTTGTGCGGCATGAGCGACGTCACCGTGCATTCGCTTCCGGTCGAGCCGACGGTGGTTGCCTCGCTGCGCGCGATCGCCAGCAACCGACAGCTCTCGGAAGCCGATGCGATCGACGTGATGCGGGATTCCTACCGCGGCTATGTCCAGGACAACACGCCGCGCTATCGCACGCTGTTCGCCCATCTGCTCGAGGACCGCGCCCCGCTGGTGATCCACTGCACCGCGGGCAAGGATCGCACCGGCTTTGCCTGCGCGTTGATCCTGCACGCGCTCGGCGTGTCCGAGCAGGTGATCGCGGACGACTACCTCCTGACCAACCAGTACTACAAGCGCGACCCGGCCCACAGCACCGAGTTGCCCGATGACGTCAAGCAGGTGCTCGGCACCGTGCGCGCGGCGTTTCTGGCGGCTGCGTTCGAGGCGATCGATACCGACTATGGCGGCCTCGACGGATATTTCCGCGAAGGCCTCGGGCTCGGCCAGGCCGAGCGCAAGGCGCTTGAAGGCCGCTATTTGCAGGCCTGATCACTTCGCGCGAGAGCGCTTCGATCAGAACCGAAAAAGCTCAGGCCGCGGCGGCCTCGAGCTCGATCTCCGCGTCGAGATCGGCGATCACATCCTCGAACGCCGAGATGGCCTGCTGGATCGCCGCGATCTGCATCAGCTCCCAGCTGCCCACTGGTCCCTTGCGGTTTTGTAGTGCCACCACGAGATCGCGCCGCTGCTCCTTAAGCTGAACAAGCGGTAAACCGTGGTCCGGAAGATTTCCCATTCGCATAACCCCTACCTTGGCTGGAGTTCCGCTTCTAAGGAAAGGGTTCTGAAAACGACTTACGGAACTGCAGCAAATTTTATCCAACCGGCCCTACACCGTAGTCTTACGTAGTCAGGACGACGTGCTCGCGCTGCGTGCCACCGCATCGTTGATCGCACCGAGCAACGCTTGAGTGATACAATCGGTCGCCCACTCGCTCGTATGGAGATGCTCCTGTGCACCATCGTCGAGTTCGGAGAGCGGAATTCCGGCCTCGACCCATTGCTTCATCAGCGCAAAGCGGCGGAACAGATTGACCTTCCTGCTTGCGGCGACGTCGGCGATCATTGGCATGAACTGGTTGGCGAGCTTGAGCACGTCCGGCGCGCCGATGATTGCCTGGGTGTACTGCGAATCCATCACCACGACGTCCAGCGGCAGCACGGCGAGCACATCGAGCCCTGCCTCGAATGTCGCTTGCACCTGATCGAAATTGTAGTTCCTGTACACGGCGTTGGTGCCGACCTGCCAAATCACCATCACCGGTGCTTCAGCGATGACATCGGACTCGATGCGCGAGAACTCTTCCGGCGCCTCTTGCCCGCCGATCCCCCGGTTGACGATGTCGATCATCCGGCCGAAGGACTGCTTCTGGCTTCGCCACAAGATCTCCAGCCGTGGCGGAAACGGGAGTATCTTATCGGCTCCCGCGGTCGATGACGATCCGAGGGCAACGATCTTGATCTTGCGTTCGCGCTTGAGCGCTTCCGCGAGATGCGGCAATCCGTAGCTGAACTTGACGAGTTCGGGATGGGTTTCGCAGGGCCTCGGCGTTGGCATCGCAAACATCCTTGACGCGAATGAACTGATGAATGCGCGCAGTAGGAGACGAAATCGGCGGCATTGCAAATGAAATCCGCCTGATCATAGTGGGCAGCAGCCTGTCGTGAGTACGGAGACCACCATGAAGGGAAAAGCCATTGTCATCACCGGCGCGCTTGGCGCGCTAGGCAAGGTGGTCGCCGAAGAGGCGCTGGCGCGCGGCGCGCGCGTCGCCGGCATCGATCATGCGGCCTCGCAGCTTGCCGCGACGGCCGATCGCATCGAACTCGGCGGTGTCGACCTCACCGACACCGCGCAGGCGACGGCTGCGATCGACAAGGCGGCGGCGCATTTCGGCCGGCTCGACGGGCTGATCAACATCGCCGGCGGCTTCACCTTCGAGGCGGTGAGCGACGGCGATCCCGCGACCTGGCAGCGGATGTATGCGATGAACGTGATGACCGCGTTCAACACGTCGCACGCGGCGATTCCGCACCTCATCAAATCCGGCGCCGGACGGATCATCAATATCGGCGCGCTCGGCGCCTTGCAGGCTGCCTCCGGCATGGGGCCCTATGCAGCATCAAAGGCCGGCGTGCACCGCCTCACCGAGTCGCTCGCCGCCGAGCTCAAGGGCAAGGTCACGGTCAACGCGGTGCTGCCCTCGATTATCGACACCGCAGCCAATCGCGCCGCGATGCCGAAGGCCGACATCTCGAAATGGGTGACGCCGAAGGAGCTCGCCGAGGTGATCCTGTTCCTCACCAGCGATGCCGCCAGCGCCGTCACCGGCGCGCTGCTACCGGTCAACGGGCGGGTTTGAGCCTGTCGTTGCCGATCGGCCCCGCTACCAGAGGTCGCGATAGTTCGCGAACCTCCGCAGGGTCTTGTCGTAGCGGGCCGGAACGATCCAGGGCAGCAGCAGCCGGAAGATCGCGTTCGGAAGCGGAGAGCGCAGACGCGCATAGAGGTCGAGCGGATCGAGCTCATGCCGCATCCGGAATTTCGGCTCGTAGCTGAGACCCGTGCTGCGAAACCACTTGTAACCGTTGGCGATCGCCCAGTTCATCATGTCGCGAATGGTGTAGTAGTAAAGATGGAGGTCGAGGGCGACGGCATAGTCGAGCCCGACATACTCCCAGAACAGACTGTCGCCTTCGACCATGCAGAGGCTGAAGGCAATCACCTTGCCGCCCCGCCGCCAGATGAAGAAACGGACCTTGTCCTTCATGTCGCTGCCGATCCGGCGGAGATAGTCGGCCGTCAGCTTCTCGAAACGGAATTTCGAACGGTCAAACACCTGCAAATAGAGCGGATGGATGTCGTCGACGGCATCCCCGGCGTCGTCGGTGACGGTAAGGACAAGGGGTACGCCGTCGGTCGCCTTGAGTTTCTTGCGAAGCTGCCATCGCGCCGATCGTGGCAGCGCATTTTGCATGTAGGCGTCGAAATCCTCGTGCTCGATATTGAGCACCGTCATCGGCATGCTCGGCGCGCGGGCGAAACCGCGCCGGACGAAGCAATCCAGCACCGGCCGGTAGCGCGCAGGGAATTCCTTCATGACGATGAGCTGCGCCCGGCACGACCTTGCGAGATCGACGA
This Bradyrhizobium sp. CCBAU 53421 DNA region includes the following protein-coding sequences:
- a CDS encoding glutamine synthetase beta-grasp domain-containing protein, giving the protein MTKYKLEYIWLDGYTPTPSLRGKTQIKEFASFPTLEQLPLWGFDGSSTQQAEGHSSDCVLKPVACYPDAARENGVLVMCEVMMPDGKTPHVSNKRATILDDDGAWFGFEQEYFFYKDGRPLGFPEEGYPAPQGPYYTGVGYKNVGSVARKIVEEHLNLCLAAGINHEGINAEVAKGQWEFQIFGKGSKTAADQMWMARYLMLRLTESYGIDIEFHCKPLGDTDWNGSGMHANFSTKYMREVGGKEYFESLMKAFEKNLMDHIAVYGPDNDKRLTGKHETAPWNKFSYGVADRGASIRVPHSFVNNGYKGYLEDRRPNSQGDPYQIASQILKTISEVPTGAKAAA
- a CDS encoding DUF2735 domain-containing protein; this translates as MITTGQNQGPIEGSATIYQFPAGGRAALGGRRYGEIRSARDLAAEVETSACSESWYHQAAIDDATPSRDH
- a CDS encoding MliC family protein; protein product: MTYRGGAILVGAILFEIVGSSAAPAQSAFRNYHCADGTQFIAAFFGGDTRAHLQLDGKAVTLTKRLSLTGTRYKGGGVTLEITRAGLTRLRHAKRPVTACELA
- a CDS encoding tyrosine-protein phosphatase, giving the protein MSEAPARHLNLAGASNFRDLGGYQTRDGRTMRWRQIFRSNHLAHLTEQDIAVVRSLGVKSAFDFRGVAERAEALCGMSDVTVHSLPVEPTVVASLRAIASNRQLSEADAIDVMRDSYRGYVQDNTPRYRTLFAHLLEDRAPLVIHCTAGKDRTGFACALILHALGVSEQVIADDYLLTNQYYKRDPAHSTELPDDVKQVLGTVRAAFLAAAFEAIDTDYGGLDGYFREGLGLGQAERKALEGRYLQA
- a CDS encoding SGNH/GDSL hydrolase family protein; protein product: MIDIVNRGIGGQEAPEEFSRIESDVIAEAPVMVIWQVGTNAVYRNYNFDQVQATFEAGLDVLAVLPLDVVVMDSQYTQAIIGAPDVLKLANQFMPMIADVAASRKVNLFRRFALMKQWVEAGIPLSELDDGAQEHLHTSEWATDCITQALLGAINDAVARSASTSS
- the fabG gene encoding 3-oxoacyl-ACP reductase FabG gives rise to the protein MKGKAIVITGALGALGKVVAEEALARGARVAGIDHAASQLAATADRIELGGVDLTDTAQATAAIDKAAAHFGRLDGLINIAGGFTFEAVSDGDPATWQRMYAMNVMTAFNTSHAAIPHLIKSGAGRIINIGALGALQAASGMGPYAASKAGVHRLTESLAAELKGKVTVNAVLPSIIDTAANRAAMPKADISKWVTPKELAEVILFLTSDAASAVTGALLPVNGRV
- a CDS encoding GNAT family N-acetyltransferase translates to MSDTVSLSGTPSVADAAAATARFGVKIVTRGEIAGCPAWAATFAALRKDHRYYEILEDTLGDGVEYRYVAIVDRAGCIQAIQPFFVLDQDILEGLGTEWQVWLARIRRFAPRFLKMRTLMVGCFAGEGHLGASDTVPPGEMAEILCREIVDLARSCRAQLIVMKEFPARYRPVLDCFVRRGFARAPSMPMTVLNIEHEDFDAYMQNALPRSARWQLRKKLKATDGVPLVLTVTDDAGDAVDDIHPLYLQVFDRSKFRFEKLTADYLRRIGSDMKDKVRFFIWRRGGKVIAFSLCMVEGDSLFWEYVGLDYAVALDLHLYYYTIRDMMNWAIANGYKWFRSTGLSYEPKFRMRHELDPLDLYARLRSPLPNAIFRLLLPWIVPARYDKTLRRFANYRDLW